The sequence CCTGAACTGGGAAACTCCCTCGGCAAAGCCATAAAGGGCTTCAAGAAGGCTATGGCCGAGCCGGAAGAGAAATCAGGAAATATCTCAGAAGCTAAGAAGATCGAAGAAAAGAAAGAATAAAAAGGAACACCGGAATCCTCTTGATGAATGGACGTCTCGCCTTTAAAATTATATTTTTCTTCCTATCCATTATTCTGACAACCTATCTTTTTATTCACTATGACCTTTATCTCTTCTTTGTAGATAAGCAAAAAGTTATAACATTTATCCGCTCTTATCCCTATGACGAACTTATCTTCATTTCCCTTCAGATACTGCAGGTAGTAGCTGCCCCAATACCCGGAGAAGTAACCGGCCTTATTGGCGGGTACCTTTATGGTCCCGTCCCGGGTATGATTTACTCTACTATCGGTCTCACAATCGGCTCCTGGATGGCCTTTGTGCTTGCCCGATTTTTTGGTCTGCCCCTTGTCGAGAAGGCTGTAAAGCCTGCGATCATTCAGAAATACGACCACTTCCTGGAACACCGGGGATTATTTGTCTCCTTTCTCCTCTTTCTTATCCCTGGTTTTCCCAAAGATTACCTCTGCTACATCATGGGCTTAAGCCATATGAAGACATGGCATTTTTTAGGCATTTCGACGGTCGGGCGTTTGCTCGGGACTATCTTACTGTCTGTAAGCGGCAGTTGTGCCCGCAACAATCAATATACAGGACTTGTAATCATTGCCGTCATTAGCTGTATTTTTGTCATAGTTGCCTATTTCTACCAGGACAAATGGTTGGAAGCGTTGAAAAAGAGACATATTCTTTCAAAAAATCCTCAGAAACCTCACGATGATCAGGATCAATAAGAAGATCGGATACAACCTTATAACGAACGCCACTTTCAACAGTTATCCTTAGTACTTGACACAGAAGCACTCTTCCTCTATCCTTACCACCGTCTCACAGGCGTCAAATAAACACTGAAGGAGCGAGCATGGGAGGACACAAGAAAAGCGCACGGAGAAAAGAACTTGACCGCAAACGGAGCAGACGGAAAAAAAGTCTGAAACTGAGAGCGAAACAGCGCTTGCAGCAGTCCAAATCCGTACCGAAAACAAAATAAACAAATCAGAGAATGAAGCTGTTGAGAAAACGCATTGGTCTTGCACTTGGGGGTGGAGGAGCACGGGGGCTCAGCCATATCGGTGTGTTAAAAGTGTTTGAACAGGAAGGTATCCCTATCGATGTTATTGCGGGGACCAGTGTTGGCGCTATGGTGGGAGGGGCTTATGCCGGCGGCGTTGCGTCTGAAGAGCTGGAGCGAAAAGTACACGAGTATGTTAACGGCGCCGAATTTCAAGCTTCAACTATTAAAGCCATGGCAGATATATATGGCAGGGAGCAGGAGAGTCTGACACAGAAGATTCAAAGTTTTTTGAAGAATCAGTTTTATATCGTTCAGATGTTGTTCAAACCCGGGATCCTTTCAACCGACGATTTCCGGTTCATGATTAATTATTTCATTCCTGACATACAAATAGAGGACACCCGTATCCCGTTTCGTGCCGTGGCGACGGATCTGATAACCGGCGAACAGATAGTTTTTTCTAAGGGGTCTCTCAGGCAGGCGGTTATGGCAAGCTGCGCTGTTCCCGGGGCTATAGAACCTATCAGGGAGGGGAAAAGACTTCTTTCCGACGGTGGTATCGTCAGCCTGGTTCCCGTTAATGTCGCAAGGAAAGAAGGGGCCGACATTGTAATTGCCGTAGCCGTAGATCGTGACATCCGCACTGATGAAGAATTAAAAACAGTAAAAGACATCTACTCCAGGGCCTGTGAAATAACATCCGGCAAACTGGAAAAGTATGAGTTGATGGATGCCGACATTATTATTCGGCCCGATGTAAAGAATCTACATTGGGCTGGTTTTTCTCAGGCTATCGACCTTGTAAAGGAAGGCGAAAAGGCAGCAAGGGAAATGCTTTCCAGTATCCAAAATAAACGGTCCTTTTTTAAATCATGGATCAACTCCATTAAGGATATGGTAACCCCCATAGGAATCATTAAAAAGTAATGATGACTAAGCAGTCTTGTTGCTTTCGTTCAGAGGTACACAATCATCCCTCCACAGGCATGTTAGTTCCTGACAGTGTTCCACTCTGGAGGATCCAAAGCATTCAATATTATTTTCTGACCTCTGAATTGCCAGGATCATATCCCTTTTTTTCATCTGAAAAGTATTGACGCCCATTTTTTTGGCCATCTTTTGAATTTCGTTGTACTTCATCATAATTTCCTCCTGATATCGTTAATCAGTATTGTTCGAAAATTCCCTAAACAGGCGTATAGTATGTTAACGTATAACCGTGAAGCTATGGCACCGCCACAACAATGATATGATAAACTGAAGTCCACGTTAAAGGTCTGGAGACCGTATCTCCTCCTAGCCGGGCCTCCAGTTGCTCCGCCTCTTTCTGATAATCCGAAGCATAATAAATTGTATTTTCTCTAAAATCTGTGCGAGCAGCTATACCTATGTCTTCAATCTTGTAACCCATTCCGATAAGTTTCTTTGACATGTCTCGTGCAGGAACCAATTTGCCATTTCCACTCAAGACTTTTATTTTAAAAGTCTTGAGATCGATCAGTTTCCTTTGAAGAGCGGGTTTTTTATCGGGTATTTTCGTTGCTTCATCTTTTTTTGAAATATCTGCCTCTCGGATCTGCTTCTTTTTTTTCAGTTCAGGAACAGAAACCTCCTCAGACTTTTCTTTGACGGCAACTTGCTTTTCTTTAACAGGCGCTTCCTGGTCGGTCAGGGACTCCTCTTCCGTTATCGCTTTTGCCTCTTCTTTTTGTTTTACCTCTTTTATCTGTTGCAATTCCTTCTTTAACGCTTCCAGTTCCTTATTTAATGCTGACATCTGCTCATTGATCTGATCGATTGACGCCTTGGACTTTCGCAATTCTTCTCGTGCGCTCCTGTCGGAATATCTCGGCGAAATGCAGCCCGAAGTTGTTAAACAAAATACCAGAGCAAAAATACATAATATTCTCATATACATTGTTCACCTCCAGTATGTGCTATGATATGAAAGGTTTAACAGTATTCAAAACCATAACATGCTGCACCGAAAAGAGCAACTTTTGGATTAAGAATAACGAAAACCGGCATTTGTGAAACCAGGTCAGACAGGCGCCCTTTATGCCTGAATGATTTCATAAACAGTCCCTTTTCCAGAAGCGGCAATATGCGGCGGGGAATGCCCCCCCCTATATAAACCCCGTTTGTGGCAAGTACTTTGAGGGCGATATTTCCTGCTTCTGCTCCTAAAATAGAAATAAAGAGGTTGAGAGTCATTACGCAGAGATCGCACCGGTTCTCATGATCTAAAGCGTTATTTGTAATAACTGGTACAGGGTCCTTTTCGCGGGCCAGCGTTTCGGACAGCCAGGATGGTTCTTCGGCATAGCGCCTCTCACGGAGAAAGCAATAAATATTAAATATTCCCAATCCGGAACAAACACTTTCATAACTGACGTGGCCGAGTTTCTCTCGAAGGTAACTCAGCAATTCAGTCTCAAGAACGTCGTTTGGTGCAAAATCCGCATGACCACCCTCTGAGGGATGTCCTCTGTATCGTTTTCCGTCCCAGGTCAGAAATGCCTCGCCAAGACCGGTGCCCGGGGCAATAACAGCCAAATTTCCCCGGGAAACCGGCCTGCCTTCGTTTAAGGTAGAGAGGTCCGATGACTCAAGCAATGGCACTGCACAGGCAATCGCTTCCAGATCATTCAACAGTCTTACAGACGACAGCTTCAGATCTTGGATAAGTTGCTTCTCATCGATGATCCACGGCAGATTGGTAACTCTGGAGCGACCTCCTACAACCGGCCCTGCTACACCGAAGCAGGCGGCATCTGCCGGGAGATTCACTCTATCGACAAATTCTCTGACGATGGTTGTGAGGTCTGGAAATTGTGCACTGGAATAGTCTGCCTCTGCCAGAGGTAAACGTAAACCCCTTTCACGGGAAAAAATACCCAGGCGAGTCTTTGTTCCACCAATGTCACCGGCAAGGAGTAAGGTCATTTTTCGCATCACATAATTACGGTGAAAGCATTATTTTTCGATGAGTTCACCCTGTAACCATTCCAGATAATCTCCGCTGCCTGCGACAATGGGTACCGCTATGATTTCCGGTACCTCATAAGGGTGAACCGATTTAATGACCCTTTCAATTTCTTCATACAGGTCACCCCTGCTTTTTATCACGCACTGCCACTCCTCGGCCGTTTCTATGTTTCCTTTCCAGCGATAGTTGCTGGTAATGGGTCCCGCAATCTGTACACAGGCAGCGAGCTTTTTCTCAACCAGGGTCATGGCTATTTTTTCGGCATCTTCCTTCTTTTCCGTCGTTGTAATGACCTGAATATACGACCCCATTTTTCTCACCCCTGTCCCCTGACCCCTATTTTGTGCATTCATACATCATAATTGCCGCCGCCTGAGGCAGACTGAGGGAATCCGCCTTTCCTGCACCGGCGATGTACCATTGTTCGTCAGTCAAACGGATCAGTGATTCCGGCAGGCCGTGACTTTCACTGCCCAGCAAAAGGGCTGTTTTTTGAGTACACGCATGTGGCATTATCCCTTTCCGTATGTGACTGCCGATAAGAAAATAACGTTTTTTGATTACCGGCAGGGTTTCAGCAAAATTGACGTCCGGCATCACGGTCAGATGGAAAAGACTTCCCATGGCGGACCGTACAACTTTGGGATTTGTAAAATCTGCCGAACCGGTACTGAGTATGATTGTTCTGAAGCCAAACCAGTGGGCTGTGCGTACCACGGCGCCCAGATTGTTGGGATTGCTGATCTGATGCAGCAGCAAAATATGACCGGTATTATGCTCCAGCAATTCGACAACATCGGTGCGTGGAGGCATGGCAACGACAGCCATGATTCCCTCCGGCGCTTTATCCTGACTTAGTGTATCCCACCCCCTTTCTGATAAACCGTAAACGTCGATTCCTTCCGGAACGGTGGATAAGAGAGTATCCCACTGTG is a genomic window of Deltaproteobacteria bacterium containing:
- a CDS encoding TVP38/TMEM64 family protein → MNGRLAFKIIFFFLSIILTTYLFIHYDLYLFFVDKQKVITFIRSYPYDELIFISLQILQVVAAPIPGEVTGLIGGYLYGPVPGMIYSTIGLTIGSWMAFVLARFFGLPLVEKAVKPAIIQKYDHFLEHRGLFVSFLLFLIPGFPKDYLCYIMGLSHMKTWHFLGISTVGRLLGTILLSVSGSCARNNQYTGLVIIAVISCIFVIVAYFYQDKWLEALKKRHILSKNPQKPHDDQDQ
- a CDS encoding patatin-like phospholipase family protein — protein: MRKRIGLALGGGGARGLSHIGVLKVFEQEGIPIDVIAGTSVGAMVGGAYAGGVASEELERKVHEYVNGAEFQASTIKAMADIYGREQESLTQKIQSFLKNQFYIVQMLFKPGILSTDDFRFMINYFIPDIQIEDTRIPFRAVATDLITGEQIVFSKGSLRQAVMASCAVPGAIEPIREGKRLLSDGGIVSLVPVNVARKEGADIVIAVAVDRDIRTDEELKTVKDIYSRACEITSGKLEKYELMDADIIIRPDVKNLHWAGFSQAIDLVKEGEKAAREMLSSIQNKRSFFKSWINSIKDMVTPIGIIKK
- a CDS encoding RNA methyltransferase translates to MKLLRPLRSQLKLWEKLSQVKYRHQEGLFLAEGYKVVQELLNSKWQTSAILVIEKKRPQWDTLLSTVPEGIDVYGLSERGWDTLSQDKAPEGIMAVVAMPPRTDVVELLEHNTGHILLLHQISNPNNLGAVVRTAHWFGFRTIILSTGSADFTNPKVVRSAMGSLFHLTVMPDVNFAETLPVIKKRYFLIGSHIRKGIMPHACTQKTALLLGSESHGLPESLIRLTDEQWYIAGAGKADSLSLPQAAAIMMYECTK
- a CDS encoding SAP domain-containing protein, whose amino-acid sequence is MMKYNEIQKMAKKMGVNTFQMKKRDMILAIQRSENNIECFGSSRVEHCQELTCLWRDDCVPLNESNKTA
- a CDS encoding twin-arginine translocase TatA/TatE family subunit, giving the protein MFEGLFQPMHLLVILVIVLIIFGPGKLPELGNSLGKAIKGFKKAMAEPEEKSGNISEAKKIEEKKE
- a CDS encoding LytR C-terminal domain-containing protein; this translates as MRILCIFALVFCLTTSGCISPRYSDRSAREELRKSKASIDQINEQMSALNKELEALKKELQQIKEVKQKEEAKAITEEESLTDQEAPVKEKQVAVKEKSEEVSVPELKKKKQIREADISKKDEATKIPDKKPALQRKLIDLKTFKIKVLSGNGKLVPARDMSKKLIGMGYKIEDIGIAARTDFRENTIYYASDYQKEAEQLEARLGGDTVSRPLTWTSVYHIIVVAVP
- a CDS encoding divalent-cation tolerance protein CutA; the protein is MGSYIQVITTTEKKEDAEKIAMTLVEKKLAACVQIAGPITSNYRWKGNIETAEEWQCVIKSRGDLYEEIERVIKSVHPYEVPEIIAVPIVAGSGDYLEWLQGELIEK
- the glk gene encoding glucokinase; protein product: MTLLLAGDIGGTKTRLGIFSRERGLRLPLAEADYSSAQFPDLTTIVREFVDRVNLPADAACFGVAGPVVGGRSRVTNLPWIIDEKQLIQDLKLSSVRLLNDLEAIACAVPLLESSDLSTLNEGRPVSRGNLAVIAPGTGLGEAFLTWDGKRYRGHPSEGGHADFAPNDVLETELLSYLREKLGHVSYESVCSGLGIFNIYCFLRERRYAEEPSWLSETLAREKDPVPVITNNALDHENRCDLCVMTLNLFISILGAEAGNIALKVLATNGVYIGGGIPRRILPLLEKGLFMKSFRHKGRLSDLVSQMPVFVILNPKVALFGAACYGFEYC